One genomic segment of Pongo pygmaeus isolate AG05252 chromosome 19, NHGRI_mPonPyg2-v2.0_pri, whole genome shotgun sequence includes these proteins:
- the TNFAIP1 gene encoding BTB/POZ domain-containing adapter for CUL3-mediated RhoA degradation protein 2, with the protein MSGDTCLCPASGAKPKLSGFKGGGLGNKYVQLNVGGSLYYTTVRALTRHDTMLKAMFSGRMEVLTDKEGWILIDRCGKHFGTILNYLRDDTITLPQNRQEIKELMAEAKYYLIQGLVNMCQSALQDKKDSYQPVCNIPIITSLKEEERLIESSTKPVVKLLYNRSNNKYSYTSNSDDHLLKNIELFDKLSLRFNGRVLFIKDVIGDEICCWSFYGQGRKLAEVCCTSIVYATEKKQTKVEFPEARIYEETLNVLLYETPRVPDNSLLEATSRSCSQASPSEDEETFELRDRVRRIHVKRYSTYDDRQLGHQSTHRD; encoded by the exons ATGTCGGGGGACACCTGCCTGTGCCCGGCCTCAGGGGCCAAGCCCAAGCTCAGTGGCTTCAAGGGAGGAGGGTTGGGCAACAAGTATGTCCAGCTCAATGTGGGCGGCTCTCTGTACTACACCACTGTGCGGGCCCTGACCCGCCACGACACCATGCTCAAGGCCATGTTCAGCGGGCGCATGGAGGTGCTGACCGACAAAGAAG GCTGGATCCTCATAGACCGTTGTGGAAAGCACTTTGGCACCATTTTGAATTACCTCCGAGATGACACCATCACCCTCCCTCAGAACCGGCAAGAAATCAAGGAATTGATGGCTGAAGCAAAGTATTACCTCATCCAGGGGCTGGTGAACATGTGCCAGAGTGCCCTGCAG GACAAGAAGGACTCCTACCAGCCTGTGTGCAACATCCCCATCATCACATCCCTAAAGGAGGAGGAGCGGCTCATCGAATCCTCCACCAAG CCCGTGGTGAAGCTGCTGTACAACAGAAGCAACAACAAGTATTCCTACACCAG CAACTCTGATGACCACCTGCTGAAAAACATTGAGCTGTTTGACAAGCTCTCCCTGCGCTTCAACGGCCGCGTGCTCTTCATCAAGGATGTCATTGGTGACGAGATCTGCTGCTGGTCCTTTTATGGCCAGGGCCGTAAGCTGGCAGAGGTGTGCTGTACCTCCATCGTGTATGCCACAGAGAAGAAGCAGACCAAG GTGGAATTCCCAGAGGCCCGAATCTATGAGGAGACACTCAATGTCCTACTCTATGAGACTCCCCGCGTCCCCGACAACTCCTTGTTGGAGGCCACAAGCCGTAGCTGCAGCCAGGCTTCCCCCAGTGAAGATGAGGAGACCTTTGAACTGCGGGACCGTGTCCGCCGCATCCACGTCAAGCGCTACAGCACTTACGATGACCGGCAGCTCGGCCACCAGTCTACCCATCGCGACTGA
- the POLDIP2 gene encoding polymerase delta-interacting protein 2, protein MAACAARRALAVGSRWWSRSLTGARWPRPLCAAAGAGAFSPAATTTTRRHLSSRNRPEGKVLETVGVFEVPKQNGKYETGQLFLHSIFGYRGVVLFPWQARLYDRDVASAAPEKAENPAGHGSKEVKGKTHTYYQVLIDARDCPHISQRSQTEAVTFLANHDDSRALYAIPGLDYVSHEDILPYTSTDQVPIQHELFERFLLYDQTKAPPFVARETLRAWQEKNHPWLELSDVHRETTENIRVTVIPFYMGMREAQNSHVYWWRYCIRLENLDSDVVQLRERHWRIFSLSGTLETVRGRGVVGREPVLSKEQPAFQYSSHVSLQASSGHMWGTFRFERPDGSHFDVRIPPFSLESNKDEKTPPSGLHW, encoded by the exons ATGGCAGCCTGTGCAGCCCGGCGGGCCCTGGCCGTGGGCAGCCGCTGGTGGTCCCGGTCGCTGACTGGGGCCCGGTGGCCAAGGCCGCTCTGTGCGGCGGCTGGAGCTGGGGCCTTCTCGCCAGCGGCGACCACGACGACGCGGAGGCACCTCTCGTCCCG AAACCGACCAGAGGGCAAAGTGTTGGAGACAGTTGGTGTGTTTGAGGTGCCAAAACAGAATGGAAAATATGAGACCGGGCAG CTTTTCCTTCATAGCATTTTTGGCTACCGAGGTGTCGTCCTGTTTCCCTGGCAGGCCAGACTGTATGACCGGGATGTGGCTTCTGCAGCTCCAGAAAA AGCAGAGAACCCTGCTGGCCATGGCtccaaggaggtgaaaggcaaAACTCACACTTACTATCAGGTGCTGATTGATGCTCGTGACTGCCCACATATA TCTCAGAGATCTCAGACAGAAGCTGTGACCTTCTTGGCTAACCATGATGACAGTCGGGCCCTCTATGCCATCCCAG GCTTGGACTATGTCAGCCATGAAGACATCCTCCCCTACACCTCTACTGATCAGGTTCCCATCCAACATGAACTCTTTGAAAGATTTCTTCTGTATGACCAGACAAAAG CACCCCCTTTTGTGGCTCGGGAGACGCTAAGGGCCTGGCAAGAGAAGAATCACCCCTGGCTGGAGCTCTCCGATGTTCATCGGGAAACAACCGAGAACATACGTGTCACTGTCATCCCCTTCTACATGGGCATGAGG GAagcccagaattcccacgtgtacTGG TGGCGCTACTGTATCCGTTTGGAGAACCTTGACAGTGACGTGGTACAGCTCCGGGAGCGGCACTGGAGGATATTCAGTCTCTCCGGCACCTTGGAGACAGTGCGAGGCCGAGGGGTAGTGGGCAGG GAACCGGTGTTATCCAAGGAGCAGCCTGCGTTCCAGTATAGCAGCCACGTCTCGCTGCAGGCTTCCAGTGGGCACATGTG GGGCACGTTCCGCTTTGAAAGACCTGATGGCTCCCACTTTGATGTTCGgatccctcccttctccctggaAAGCAATAAAGATGAGAAGACACCACCCTCAGGCCTTCACTGGTAG